Below is a genomic region from Argopecten irradians isolate NY chromosome 14, Ai_NY, whole genome shotgun sequence.
TGGGATTTAATCCTTAATTAAAGCCTGTTTAATTCTTGTCACCTCGATCTCCAATAACTCCATAGAGTTTCAACATTAGCGATATGTGCTTACAATCAGACAGAAACATCGTGATAAAGGATTTAAGTAATAACTAAACAAATTATTCTTTGAAATGATCGGCACTTTATAAGCTATAGATAACCTTATTTATCGAAAAAAATGAAGTTGATTTAAAAACTTATTTTGTAAAagagattttttgtttttaaatgcaAATTCATTCTAGtcaaattatgatttataaaagaaatattatgcataaagaaataatttttcCATATActaatattagaaataaatggAAATGATGACGTCCTTCATTATCTACCTGTTTGATAGCAATTGTAATGATAGATGCAGACAAATACTAAAATCTAGTCACACTTATTTCACTGATTCTATACTAAGAAGGAACGTAATACGCACGACAAACAAATGGATACCGAAATAAGTAGACTTAATACAGAAAATAGACGAACATACTAAATTCTAATACATTAGATTGTATCTTATCTATTAGTTTTGTTCACTTACCATGTCCGGCTTTAAACATCTCCAGGAATTCCTCCCATGTGCCCTTAAAGTTGCCAACGGATGAACTTGACTTATAGAAATGATAATAGGACACACACAGGTCTTTGGGATTCCGGAACACAACGACGGTCTGTAATTAGATGTTATCATGTTATCATATTACTCTTATATTTATGTACCTTATACCGTTATAGGCCTAATAGAAGGCCAATTCCACAAAACGAAAACTGCATAGAGGTTGTGCAATTGGTTTAACACTTTAGATTTTGATCAAATAGACTGACAAATGATTGCGTCAAAATTATTTTACCTGAAGAATAAAAGAATAACAGTAAGTTTCTTTGTTTAATGTTATATGATGTGTAAACATTTAGGGTCATTTGTCACATGCGTGGCAGGTTAAAGAGGTGGCGGAAAGCAGACGTTCCCGTAGGAACCAATGGACGACGTTATAAAATATGGTGTtcgaaatatatatcaaaagttaGCCACATTTTAAGTAAGTGATCACATGGAATTGACCTACTTTGCAGTTTGCTTTTTCGATGGCCTGCGGTACCATAGAAGGTTGGAGATGGGTCTTCATTACACGTGGTGACGGCATGGGTGCAGCAAGTTCTAGACCAACCTCGTTTAAAACATCGTCCTTGAACTCTAAAAATGGTGACCGGAAGTAGACAGGCTTTTTGCCTGCACCTTCGAAATCTCCCCCATTCATGATAAGCCATATAATCTCCTGCATCCATGTTGTTCCTATTGCACATGACACAGTCGTTATAATCTGCATTCACTTGATAGTTTATAGAATCCATTAGGGCGCAGTGATTGTTAGATACGACATCAGATTTAGAAATGAACTAATATCATTTTCTCAACATTCTGAAGATATGACGTAACAGCCAGAATGGTTCGCAGCACTACTGAcgagatacatatattcaatggtatttttttcaaagtattaTTTATTCCATTTTGATAGTGAACAATATGTCGCCTGATATAAGTAATTGTTTAAATATGTTTACTACTTCACAAGCATAGGAAAAAAATGCAACACAGTCACTGTTTGCATTTCATTCCAATTTGCAACTCTTttacaaacataaaatatcatttaaacgCATTTAAAAATCCATATAACCGAGGGAgttagcaggagcagaaaaaaaaagacttaAAAAGATGTCACTTTAAATACCAGAATAAGTGAATAGTTAGCTCACCTGCTTTTGGATATGTCACAATAAAAACGTCGTCGTTCCGAACAGGAAATTCCTTCACGGCGTCCAATACATCCGGGGGACTGTAACCGAAGAACAGAACATCATCATACACGTGCTGGCCAGGTAGCACGTGAGAAAATTCCGAAGATGCCATTCCTTCTTATGTCACTCAACCACAGAAGACGTCTACAATTTCTATCTTTTGCAGCAAATCCTAAAATTAAAATGCGAGCCTCCTTCTGTAAGACAATATGTCTTCGGCAGTCATTAGTTTAAGGTCCTGCACTAAATGGTATGAAGCGCACTGACAGGCCGCAATTGTTCCCGAATTCTCGTTCACGCTTTATAGTATACGTATGCCTTGCAGAAATCTCTTCATATATTTATCATGGCATGCCCTTCTCGTTGAGACATTAGTTCAAAATCACGTAATTTCACGCACAACATAATATACCTTAGATTTACGCCTATAACATTGCTGGGCTCACTGACGCAGTCCTTGATAAATTAACCTGATCAGACGAGATTTGGAAGTCAATACTTTCGATCGATGTTAGCGACAGAGCCAATCACTTCAGCCGCAGCGCCAACTTTGTCTGGCTTCttattgataaacatttaaTATAGTCAACACCAGTTAATAATTATAGTGATTAATTAGCGCCTTAACGAGTAATTGGTCTTGGACACTTAATTTGAGTTGATATTTTATGATCTCGAGtcgtaatgaaaataaaaccaaatagaGCACACTTAATCAGTTTCTGTTTTCTTTTACCAGCTTTATATAATCTGACTTCAATACCAATCAATTCCTAACGCAACACATCACATTGCagatttaatatcaaaatttaattaagCGTCACTGGAGTTGTTCAAATAAAGCTATAGATACTCATAACGTCTCCTTTATGCTTCACAATTGTAAACTGATGTTTATCGATCAGTTCGGTCTCATTACAGCTGTAAATTGAACCTGCTTTGGGAAAGTAATAAACGTTTATTCTTGTATtcacatacaacacatacaGTCATACTTTTCAACTCTGTGCCTCTGAAACAAAGTTCGATGATAGCAATCGTCCAAACTGCTTCCGTATAAGATATCTGGTTTTGGTGTACGATTCGAATCCAATGGCATTTTCTAAACAAGTACTTTTCAATTTGTGATATTGACTAAAAACATATGTTAGATATAGCAGTACTAATTGTATATCTACTGGGTTGTCTCATTCGAGCTTGTGACCTCTCCGGATCTAgccaacaattttttttttttttttttttttttaatttcatggtttaagtatttaattttagtttggatttatttaagttttattCGTGCAGATATTCATAAGTAATCTATTTTAATcggtttatttttttatgaattttcttGCAAATATAATGTGTGTTAATTTTTGAAGCTAgtgttattttatcatttcctTTGCTTGCTTGGACGGAAGACAGTTAAAATACGCGGTTAAAACCTGTACAACCATTTTTCTTATAACTACATGGATTTACAGTATATTGCTGATTGATTTGTTATTAAGACACAATCCCCCAGCTATTGTTTACTGATTCGCCTTGTTGAATGTTTGCCTTTTCTAACTTACTATTAAATAGGATGAAAACTAGATATGACTATAAAATTCCCTGTACTACAAAGTCATAGTCAGTAGAAGTGCGACTAGCAATGACCTTTTACGCGTACTGTTTTCACCAGCGCCAGCGCTGACGGATAAGTTGTATCCTTGTTGATTCAGATTGATATGATCTAGTGAATATATTGATCCCTGTGTCATGTCCCCCTCTCTCGCCCTTCTCGTTTACCAGTGTCAAAGGCCTCATTACACTTAACTGATCAAGCCGATGTTATGTACTATCACTTAGTAGACATTAATGTTCCATACTGACATCAAACAGCTTTACACATTAATTAAGGCCGTTTATATCGCTTTATAGATCGCTGATAAAACACTTCAGCTGATTTTTGTATTTCACTTGGCTGTATCCTTACCATATATAGGTCATCATGGTGGTATCAAAACCATCAATATTTATTGAGtgagtgtaaaaaaaaaaaaaggtctCATCTGATTATGGTATCATGCAATATATCATCTTCACTGCGTCTTTGATAgcccatgggttactatcactgtcgttatatccatcccatccctggactatgtcatagcaaaactgacgGTTCTGTGTTTGAAACAAAATGAGCAGGTAGTTTTGTCCTGTAATGCAtataaaaaaactgaaaaacGGTTAATTGTGGTTGAcagtgttgctttgaagttggattTCGGTCccctgtaatcttcaaagaaaatttcTGCAGGTCTGtgatttgtcatttttttctcatGAACTGCCGTCAGTTTTACAAAGAGAtatccagaggtggatatatggacagtgaaagtaactcctggagtatcaaggatggtgAGTAGGTCTAATGCTTCCTTTCACATTCGGTCACTCCTTCTTCACATCCGGATCACGTAATGGAGACTTATGTGGAACTAGTGGTCAAGTACTGACATTATGAAATCAGGGCTTTTGTCCGGTAATCTGATCTATCTCTCTACCATATCATATCACGTCTTGAAAGTGCGGacataaatcaaaatcaatcaaaCCATATTTATTCGCATTGACCAACACACATAAATAAATACCTTAGCcatttgcatatacatgtattcaatagaaaaacaatacatttttgaGGGAATAGATTGAGGCTTTCTAGAAGATGCATCATTCTCATAAAACTGCTAAAAGCGTGAgctttaaatgttttatttggtaAAAGCGATCAGATTATATTGCCAATCTTATCACAAACAGGAGTTTGGCACTTGTGATGGGAAGATGCTTTACAGAGCCAACATATCTCTTGAAAGTGTTTGGATGATAAATCGAAGATTGATATATTTCGAGTCGCCTTCTTAATCAGAAAACAACATCGACGAAACCTGAGAGTTAAAACCACAGAGGACTTATGTAATAACGATGTTAATGCAATGTGCTTTAGAAAGCACTAGATTCTGAGATTCTTCATTGCAAACATGTACAGTCTGCAATAATTGGGATGATAAAAGGGGGAGGAATGGGTAGAGGCAAGTATTGAAATTCGTAAACCGAACTTaagttttgttacatattttcaaTACTTACAAATGGTGCTTGATATCTCTGTTGgacttcattttattttttaattctatttaCAGTTGCCTTTATTAACCATTCCACTTTAGTGCTTGATACCTGTATCTCGATCTCGATTCATCAAGCATGTAGCTAAAACACTACGTTGCTTTTTATTTCGCAGAGATGTTAATGTGtcacatgaacgaataacagaaaggagaaaccagcagctaaattcaaaaacacaatttaattatatatacaatattatacagagatggtttacgatatctaaagtaattggtggtggtacaagactagtacgatgatttaaagtgttacttatctgtatgcgaatgtcctggtataatccttgatccttccaggtttcaaattaacaataatcacaaatccacaaggaaaattgaatgtccacagatgatttgtaaagttccaggcaatatgaataaatccacacaaagtgttgtaataatccacagataaagtcacaatagctctcccaatagaatcttatatggcgctgtacaattcttgatatgtcttattacaggtctcattacagttctgattagccttgggcagctggagtatatatagctaaaccgtaattcaagaatattggagaacctcctacttctagaaatatctaactaaaaacagtaaacaagtaaacacacataactttctggaaatagatcattctagatatctacttaaaatcaacatgtttacaaacatatttgtttatacatgattatattctagaaagttctataacctaaatcaatgatatgaccttcataggatgtattgataaaaaaagctataggagttatctcccttatctcataactacatgtatttagtgtcatacataacacacccctccttaaagaaaagaaagttttcttgaaaaggaaactttcttgacatatcaagtcatatttaaatccttgataaagcatcagctagaatattgtctttccctttgatatgtttgatgtcaagattgtactcctgcaaagtcaaactccacctgagaattctttgatttttgtttttcattttcccaatgaatgtcaaagggttgtggtcggtgaagaccaacacaggcacaactgtagtgcagagatatacatcaaattggttcaaggccaaaatcaacgctaaacattctttctcaatggtggaataatttctctggtgtttgtcaaactttttcgagaaaataacaaattcgatggtcaatttgttcagtaccttcttgcatcaaaacagcaccaacacctacatcactggcgtcaacaaacagtttaaactgtttattaaaatctggagcagtcagaactggtgagtttgatagtatggctttcaatttctcaaatgcagacttacattcgtctgaccaaacaaatttgacatttttctctaacaaagcagtaagtggagctgctataacagagaaattttgacaaaattttctgtagtatccagccataccaagaaatctcatcagctctctcttgcttccaggagatggaaaatctataattgattctactttgggctgaacaggtttaacctgcccctgtcctacaacatggcctaaaaattcaacagttgcatgacaaaattcacatttcaataagtttacagtcaatttcatggtagtgagtctttcgaagaattcacgaatcccgcgtagatggtcttcccacgtgtcgtggtagttgatgacgtcatcaatgtatccatcacagccttccaggtctgatatcacgctgttaagaagacgttgaaatgttgccggggcattcttcataccaaatggcataactttgtactggtacaaaccttgcgaggttacaaatgccgacacttctttagctctttctgttaatggcacctgccaatatcctttcaacaggtcaaacttgcttacgtacttggctttgccaactttgtcaatacacgagtcaatccttggaattggataagagtctgttttactgacagagtttacttttctgaagtcagtacagaaccggtatgtcttgtctggctttggtaccagaacacatggagagctccattcacttttgcttggttcaataatatcattgtccaacatgtattgaatttctttctttaagtgttcttctttcaaaggattgacacggtaaggatgttgcttgacaggtggcgcatcgcctacatccacgtcgtgatagatagcatctgttttgcctggtgtatccggaaacaaatgtttatactcaagtatcaaatctttaagttcattgcgttctttttccgatagatgacatagtttcttgtccaagttcgcgagcacatctgaattccgtaacttaacaccacagtctaaacctacatcttgtacaccaccatctaagtctaatttacaaatatcagctgtactttcactttgtgatggtacagaggccaaagtagcaataggttgagaggtcttgctctcttctctatctacatatttcttaagcatattaacatgacataattgagttttcttgcgcctccctggagtttgtacaatgtagttaacatcatcgacctttttctcaacaacataaggtccaaaatatctagcttgcaaaggctgacccggtattggtaatagagccaaaattttgtcacctggatcaaaacttcttgcacgggcatctttatcataccatgttttcattttggtttgagtaacggccaaattttcttttgccagttcacatgcccttgtcaacctttgcttaaagttagacacatactctaagagattcactttagaatcttcgtccaaaattttgtctttcaaaattttcaaaggaccacgtacagtatgtccaaacacaagttcaaatggactgaaaccaagagattcttgtacagattctctaacgccaaacaacaacatgtgtatgccttcgtcccaatctcttttgttttcaaaacaataagatctcatcatattcttcaatgtctgatgaaaacgttctaacgcaccctgagactctggatgataagcactagacttatactgcttgatctggagctggtacatgacttgttgaaaaataccagacatgaaattcgaaccttggtccgattggacagcttttggaagaccaaccaatgtaaagaatttaaccaaagccttgactatgttaggtgccttaatatttcttagtggaatggcttcaggaaagcgtgtggaagcacacataatagttaaaagatactcattcccagacttagttttgggtagaggacctacacagtctataatgactctactaaatggttcctcaatgctggaatggggtgcaaaggtgcaacagggattttctgattaggtttccctaccacctgataagtatgacaagacctacaaaaatcagccacatcctgtttcaacttgggccaaaagaagtgatctaagatcctgttataagtcttggtcacacctagatgccctgccataggtacgtcatgagacaaactcagaatatcttgcctatacctcggtgggacaactatttgattaacaaccttccagtcttcctcgggagacgcatcaggggggcgccacttgcgcatcaacacacctgacctacggaagtaacaaaccgggactttctcagcctcttcctcactcaaagcccgattacacaataaggagatttcaggatctttctcctgttctactataagctcctctctagacaaagatgatttactcatcatgtcagacaaagaagtacccttgttaggaacaactctattactatcaaagtctacag
It encodes:
- the LOC138308304 gene encoding sulfotransferase 1C4-like — its product is MASSEFSHVLPGQHVYDDVLFFGYSPPDVLDAVKEFPVRNDDVFIVTYPKAGTTWMQEIIWLIMNGGDFEGAGKKPVYFRSPFLEFKDDVLNEVGLELAAPMPSPRVMKTHLQPSMVPQAIEKANCKTVVVFRNPKDLCVSYYHFYKSSSSVGNFKGTWEEFLEMFKAGHVDHGSWFDFTRLWWQHRDDSNLKLVYYEDMKKDLPEAIRSLCQFLDKPLDDSTVEKIASHCQFSNMKQNPMTNHLDVYSIDSKISPLLRKGEVGDWMNYFTVAQNKEFDTFFEDKLGALGIPFTYQL